Part of the Zonotrichia albicollis isolate bZonAlb1 chromosome 2, bZonAlb1.hap1, whole genome shotgun sequence genome, CCCTTGCTCCATTTCAGAGCCACCTCCTGCATCTGCACTCCCAATGCAGCTTGTTTCTCTCTTACCAACAAACCATGTGGTAAGCAATTCTGTGGCCCACCTGTCCCATACACAATATGGCACTGAGATGAGGTACACTGGATTTCTCAAGGACTTCTCTGTGTGTCTCAAATATGGAGAGGGGTGCAATCCAACAAAACCCAGTAATTTCTCTCCTGCTGCACCGGGACTTGTCCAGCTCATTTTGTAGCacaaacacagctctgcagaactGTTCTGTTTAATTCTGTCTCTGTTCAGGACAATCTGTCCCATTGGGTGCAATAGGCTTAGGTGTATTTGAACAATTCCTAGTGCCCAGACAGGCAGTCTTGCATTCATAATGAATTTCAGAAACCTGAGTTTTGCTAACTCAGCACTGTGGAGAGGCACAGAAAACACCAAGGAACTGTTGCTCTCATCAGTCATGTCTCCGCTGCAGATGGCATGGAGCAGGAATTCTTCCAGGGCACTGTGAACTTTGCTtgtggagggagcagggaggaggaagaCCAATTACCTAGGAAAGGCTTGATGCCTGCTCTTAGGACAAACAGTTCTATTTCTGTAAACTACAAAAGTGACATTTgaatgtaaatttaaaaaatcatcagGTGAAAGGCATTTTAGTTGAATGCAATTAGCACCACGGACTTGAGGGCTGTTTGCTGAGTAGTCATCCCTTCCAGCATATAAATTCCCAGGTATGAGATGTGTTGACAGCAGGAAAGCTTTTGCCTAtaaggtttttttcctgcactTCTGAACTCCACAGTGACAGGAAATTTCTGTCTCTGGCATGCTTCCAGCTTCATAACCATAATCCCAGGTGAGTTCGGTTCCAGCTTTCACATGTCTAAGGAATAAAACAGTTAATTTGCTTGAACTAAGTGAAACAGTACTGTGCTAACAATTTGTCACCAAGAACACACAGGCAAACCCCAAAATTGTAGGGGGCAGGGAGCATCACACAGGCAGCTTGGGATGGGAAGGAAACAAGGCAGACAAGGAGTCGCTGGCACACTCATGCTCCTTCGGCTATGGAAATTAGAAATAGGGTTGGAGTCTGTTTCTAAAGAATGTGCTCTAACCTAGGGGGAAATTCTGGGAgacaaaaatcaaacaaaaaaaaacccactacaAAGCCAaagccaaccaaacaaaaaaccaaaaccaaaacaataacaaaacaaaaaccaccaaaagaaaaacccaaaaccccttaaaacaaaacaaaacaaacaaaaaaaaggaaattcatATAAATAATACATCTAAATGATTAACTTAGTTTtcagttttgttatttttcctaTGTACAGTGCATCACTGAAGTTTGAAGAGATCTTTAGCTATATTGCTGAAGACTCTCATCTTTGGTCTGGCAGGCTACCTTTTAATGCAACTGCACTATGTGCACCAAGCTCAAACTCAGAATTAAACACGTGCTCCTCATGAATCAGCTGCTCTGGTAGTAAAATAGAAGAAATGTCTAGGGCAGGAAATTCATTGTCCAAAATGAATGCCAAACTAAATACCTGAGATTATGATGCTGAGGAACAACTGATGgaaaatttaagaaaatatgAATATTGTGATGAAGAGAGCAATTCTCTGAAGTTTCTCACTGGATATGGTATAGAGGACATCCAGTGAATTCCTAGGCAGCTGACTGAGAACAAACAATGAGGACTTTTCATACAGCACATAACTGCAGCCTGGCACTTGCTGACTTGAGATGGTCTAGAGGCCAGGCATGTAAAACAAATACAACTTGCCCAGGTGACTGGCCAAGTCCATGGAAGGCACACAATTAAGCTCAATGATCCAGATGAAGTCCTTAATTTAGAAAAGTTGTAAAAGGGTGATGTCCAGAAAATGGAAGAGCCAGTGAGGGGAACTCTCCTTCAACAACCTTCTTCCCTAAGTGTCTTTGCTGTCACTGTTATCTCTCTCCAGTGGCCTCAGTCCTCACTACACTTCTTTACCAAGTGCCTGAGCAAGAAAGACTCTAGCTAAAACAAAATCCTGTTTTGGATGTATTTCAAAACATTGTCCTCACAGTTCCTCCCAGTGCAACCCACAGTATCTGTGTCAGTATGGAGCAGAGCTGCGAGGCTCCACAGAAGATTAGTGTTCCGTGGATTTGGTTTGTTGGCACAAATTCTCCCCTCTCTGTTCTGTTCTCACCTAGTTCTACTGCTGACATGCATGTCAGCCAACTTCATTTATACAActcatttttcctctcctgctgccaTACTGTGTCTTGCTGGCACCAGCTCTCTGTACCTCTCTTTCTGTTAGATACTAAGGAAATATCTGCATCTCTTACTTTCAGAACACATTTTCACCTCTGTGTATCCTATTGTCATATCCCCAGGACATGCTGGGCTACACAAAGTCCTTCTTGTCTTGACAACTCTGAGGAAAAGGACTGAAGCCTTTCTGGCCCACGAAGTGTCTCAACCTTAATATCCTGTGGGGCTCAATCCTGCCCTATGTGAGGCAGATCTGGTGGCCATTCCTTGAGACACAACATCTTGGCCTTCTGAATGACCATGCTGAGTAAAACctattcctgcactgaagaagATCATCACTGAAGTGGACACATCAAAATTAACCTTCTCTACATTTCAGTGCAAAACTGAAGCAAAACTCATTAATGATAACCAATGACTATTTCTTCTGCCTTTAGTGCACAATAAGAAGTCACCTCTAAGACAGTTTAATGCTTTTCTGATCTAAGCATCTGCCCCACCCCTCAGTATAATTATACTCCAATAAGTgagcagtggggtttttttcctcctcgtgccttgaatgaacaACATTAAACTGCCAGAAATTCACCTGTTTGTGAAGAATGCAACCCATGGAAAACTTCTGTTGTGAGTTTCTACAAACACACTTTGTGCAAAGAGatttgggcagcagctgtgctgtaaaacagaaaatctgAATTAGTAACAGCCCAACACCACATCATTGGCTGAAAAACGAAGTCAGATATCATTTTGTGTCAGATATCTGTCACCAGTAAAGGCAgtttcttccttcccttcttGGGCCCACATGGAAAATTTATCACCCAATGCCATTGCCAGGGCAACAGTGCTAGGGAGCAAGCAGTGGATTGCATGACTGTGTGCTGGCCAAGTACAGGATGTGAAAGGTCACTCAGGTACAGGTAAGAACATGTGTATGCTCATGAGAACAGAAGGAAAGCTTCTGAAAGATGCACTACTAATATTAACACCACAATACCTCTGCAAGAAAGAACAGTTTAAACACATGCAAGAGTTTTGCTGTAAGACATATTCATGCCAATGaggagaaataaattatttgtgtAAGGAAGGCATGTTCATGCcaatgaagaaataaattatttgcagTGTACCTGCAGATGAGTCTATGAACTATTTGTTTTAGCTGGAGGTACTTGGCAATTGAACAGCCAGTGTGACCCAACCTATTGTGCTGTCACCTGTGATGGCAGGGAGCACCACATGTGCCTCTCTTGTCATGCACCCACTACCCATACTGCTTATGTACAAAAACTTTCTAGTCTAAGCTTAAATAAGTAAATTTGTAATTGTACTTAAATAAGTAAGCTTAAATAAGTAAATTTGCAGAGGCAACAAAGAGAACCCATGCAATTTAGTACTTACATTTAGAAAACGACCCACATTTCCTTCTTTTGTGGCATCCAgtacataaatattttcttcattacTGTTCTTGGGAGGCATCCCATCACCCTCAGACTCCTCACAAAGTGCATCTTGTTTTGGCTGCCTGCTATTTTCTCTGCAGTCAGCTTTTAGGGGTGCATTGCTGGATGGCCTCACAACACAAGCGTCATCCAGCACACTGGGCTTGCCACACTCAACACCCTGCAGTGACAGACTCTTCCTTTCACATCCTGCAGTCTCTACACCAGCAGAGTCAGTCTGTCCCATGTCCATCAGATgctctttcttctgctgctgggcGCATTCTGTAAATGGACATGTATGTTATTTCTCAACAGCATTTTAATGCCAAATCCTTTCCCTTGTTTGGCCCCAAACTCTTAGCCACCCACTTTTCTCACATCCTCCAGAATCTAGGCAGCTTACTTGCTATCTACAAGTCTAGAACACAATTTTTCCATGTCTCTCATCAATCCTCCCAACAAATGGCTGTTTCCGCTGTGATGCCTAAAGCACTTGCTCAAGGTGCTTCTGAGTGACCTAGTGTCTCACTGTTCTCAAATCCCATTCCAGACTGACTTTTCCCACATAGCATTTTTTATCATTCTCCACCTTAATTCCCAAGAGAATCACAAACTGTAATTAAGACAGAAGCAAAATGGATGTGCAAATAGCATCAGTTTCACACTGCCTCTCCAGCTTGACGTCCCCCCACCCCAGTGTTATATCCTGTTCAATTTTTGTTGGCTGGAACAGGTACTGGGTGTGACACAGCAAGATCTGCAAGGCTGACTTTCCCACAACTGCACAGTATTTGAGAAGCTGCTGTCTGGACAGTTCAACTTGTCTCAACATCTATGGACAGCATTGCTCTACTCTAAGTAGTGGCCTGCTCACACTGTCTACATTAAAGTCTATCCCCAGATGGGACATAACTGTACAAAGCATGCAGTACATAGAGCTCTGCAAACctactttcttttcctttctttgttccactggtcagttttgttttgcttggctGATGAATCTGAGAACTATCATCTTCCTCTGAGCTGGTACTGTGCACCTGTGTATCAAATGAAAAGGCTGTGATGTGCTGCATGCAACTCTGGGCCAAAAGTGCATAGCAAGTGGCTTTTAGAATTCCAAGGCTGAAGTTTCAAAGCTATTGCAATGCATACCTGTGGCTGAATTTGAGAAGTTAATACATTTACTGCAATGCAACATCTATCTTAATTTCAAATTGTCCTTCAGAAAACCAGAAAGAGTTCCCCAGCAATTAAGACATGTAAGTAAATGCTTAAGTCCCAACAATTTCACCAGAATTTTAAGTTCCTTAGCCAAATCCCAAACATGCTTTTTACAGTTTCAATGAAATGACCAGATGTGGCATAATTTCTCTTCTCCCATCACAAAAAGGCAATTAGTTATGGGACCCCTAGAATAGACAGCAGTGCAAAATGTTTGCATGAAACTTCCACATGCCCATAAGGGCAATGAATCCAGTAAAACCTACAGCATAAGTTTACACCAGTTTTCCTCCTCTGCACATGTTTGCAGGAAACACTTCACACTCATAAAAGGTCAGGAGTCTCATTCAGGTCAGTTCTCCCAACTCTGTTACTGTATGAGAAAACTGCATAGACATCCTGGAattcccttctctccctgctgAGCATTCTTTGGGGAGACATCACACAAATATTATCACTCTGACCCCCTAACCCTGTACACAAGAAGTGCAGGGGGAGAATGATTACTTCAGGCTCTTGAGGAGTGTAAGTgaaggggggagaagggaaggccATGAGAGTAAATACTGCTGGTCTGGGGAACATGCTGAAGGATTGGTAATGGAGAGGGGATGGGATGCAGCTTCCAGCATGACAGCCTAGTTCACAGTGTGACCCAATCTCATGAAGAAAGGTCATTAGAACTATCTAAATATACAAGATGAAAATGTTAGGATACATATTCAACACAGTGAAAAATGAATCTGTTAAAGCCACTTATTACCATTTCTGGCTGGTGATTGCGAAAAACAAGTGTTCCAGTTCCAGGCCTTCTCACTGCTGCATTACTTGAGTTCTTCAGATGGACCCTGCACAGAACGGTCAGAAGGAAATTATAAAAGACACACAGACCCATAATCACAAGACACATTTCTCTAACAATCTCTAGTTCCAGTCTCTTCTCTAGAAGGAACTACAGCAGagcctgtggtctggcctcaccCCATGTTGTGTgagtattttgtttttaaaaattgagaACCTAGGGTAGGTTCTTTATTGCATTTGTAAGAAAGCAGTTGCTCAAACTTTTTTGAGAGATCAGCAGCtgcttttaaattcttttccaGCTGTCATGCTGAGACCCAAACTGTCTGCTGCTTTACTATTATGATATCAGATTATCTCAAAATAGAACACCTACAGAGTTTTGCCTTTTCCTGCTACTACTTTCAACAGTTTTGACAGTACAGCTTTCAACTAGGAAAACATATTCACTGCAAAAGTGAGGTGCTGTCAGACTCTTAACAGGAGAGGTTAAGGTTTCTGGCAGGAAAGGTTATGTTACAAATAACAAAAGGTTTAGAGACTGGGAGCAAAGGGCAGAATAGCTGGTGGCTGATGTATTATCAAACCCTTTAGTGTCATCAAGTATCTTTAAACAATTTATTTCAAGtatattttattaattctttCTAATTAGCATTCCCATTAATGCCTTGAACAGATCAAGTACACCCAAGAGATGAACTGAATTTCTAGAAAATGCCAAGTGGTACACATAAGTAAAATTAATACAGAGAGAAAACTCTGTCCCACCAGAACAAATAATTGGGAATTTAAAAAGaagttcagaaagaaaaaaacaccaccCTCATATGAGGACATACTCTAAGTGATACAACATAATTCCTAGATTAGCAGAATATTAGTTTTGTTATGCTTAAGCTTACTTTCATAAACTTACAGAGttgatttattttcattatcCACAGCCTGAGACAAAGAATCCTGATTCTCAAGAATGTCATTTTTCTCAGTCTGCACTAGTTCAATCACTGAGTCTGAACGACCAAGatcaagttttctttttttggaagAAAAGTCATGGCCTCTATCATTCACTGCacttttctccttcagctctTGCTCACTATCTCCCAAAACTTCAGCTCTGCTCATTAATCTgcctgaaagaaaaagaaaagttttcttgggtttttttttttttttaaatgcttgttTGCTGAGTCACACTCACTAGCACAGGTCAAACTTACATTAACAAATAGAAGAGCATTACTTGGGAAAGCAAAATATGAATGCTGTCTGTAATTCTATGATGTCAATAGAGGCTGGAGTACAAACTGAATTAGAGAAGGGCATGTAGTAATAAGACAAAGGACAATGGCTTTGAACTACTGGAAAGCACATCTAGATTAAATATTAGTAGGAACTTCTTCACTGTGAAGGTGGGAGGCACTGGCACAagttacccagagaagctgtgagagCCCCATCTCTGCAAGTGCTCAAGGTCACTCTGGGTGGGGTCCTGAgccacctggtctagtgaaaagtgtccctgcccatggcaggaatGCAACTAGATGtcttttaaggtcccttccaacccaaacaattctacaattttaagaattttacttaaggaaaattaccCGTGGCATAGGATGCACAGATTTATGagggaaaaacccagcagtCTGAGATAGCTTTAGCTCCATTTGTTTGTCTGTCACCATCTCATAGCAGAGTTTTTCCAAGTTCTTATTCATAGTGATCATATTGCAAGTTAAGATTACATCGACACACTTCTCTTCCAACCCTGTATTTCCCTGATCTCAAAAAAACTCCAGGGCACACACGGTGGGAGAGGAAGAATTATGCTACATGTCTTCACAGGTCCCCTCCTGCTACCTGAGTAAGTACAAACAAATGTCCCCTTGTCGATGTCATCCAGGCAGCGGACACCCCAGCCCTTCTTCTCCGTGTTGAACACTTGCAGCCTGACTTGAATGCCATGCTGCACAACTCTGTTCTGACACATCAGCTTGTCACACCTGCACAGCACACTACACTCATAAATCCTGgcaagggaagaaaaacaaagcacaaCATAAATGGATGCATTAGCATAACAAAGTTCCTGGTATTAATTCCCTTTCTAAGCATCAACAAGGCAGTGGGCTGAAATATACAGACTCTGGCTAAAACTGGTTGTGCAGCAATGCTCTGAAGCTTGTGATTTTATTGACTGCTGGTTCATTAATTTTAAGAGCCTGTCTGCCAGATTTTGGCATAAGTATACTTAAGATTACATACATTTTGGCATAAGAAAAACAAATgccatatttttgttttataggAGTAAATCACACAGAAACTGAAATCCCTAAGAAGCACCTAATTCTATACTGGAACTGATTTTAGCAAGAACACATATGCCTGGACTTCACTGTAGCTGTCCACTTCCAAAACTACTCAtaattgtgggtttttttgcatcTGTTTCTGGGTTCTCTGACAACTTTAATTCTGCATGTCAGCCAAATACTAACATCACATAGAGGACTGAAAGGGGCTCCTCAAGCCTGTAGATTTAAGCCTTTGGCTATTGCAGAAAGCTACCTTGCACAATACCTCTCCTAGAGACCTGAAGTAAATAGCTTCTTCTCCAGGCCACCTATTAATCCACAGGAGCTGAATAAGAGAAAGGGCAAACATTTGAATCACTGGATGGCTTTTGGACATTCTTGGAAGAGTCACCCATTACAAAGTCTGGCAAAAGCAGCTGGCTGCTACATCTTTAGGATTCTGGTCACTCTTCACACTTCTCCTGGACCTTGACCTAAGCTGTGAAAACTGTAGGATCTGCAATacaaaaggttttttttccctcttattCAAGTcacattaattattttttagcATCCTGATCTGTCACTAAAATTGTGACAAAAATGGAAGATTTCAGTAATCCAAAACCTCCAGATATTTTAATCCTGTGGCACTTAGACTGAACTATTCACTGCTGTTTTATTTGTGTGCTCTTATTTTACTCCTGTGGTCTTTCTTACCCACTAGGAACAGGTCCCTCCAGTCTCTTGTAACGGTACCCATGGGATCTTTTACTACTTGGAGACAGAGAAATTTTACTACAGCCTCTTGCTGTTAGCTGTAGGCATGCACATTTGGACCTAAAAATAAGAGTAAAACATCTCAGAATGGATTTGAAGCAGAATAAATCAATCAGAAATCTAGGTAATTTGAAATGCAATTGactatacacacacacatacatttcTGTATATACACCTGTATTCCCACTCCCTGCTCCATTTACTCCATAAGGCTGTTTCAGGCATCTTTTTCCTTAGTCTCTTGGCTGGTTACCTGTGCTTTAAAATAACCACGTTCTCTTCACCCCAACTCCATTCTTCTGCCAAGCTCCTTAAATGGCACATTTAAACAGCTGAAGTACAACAGAAACTTATTATAGGCAGGACACTGTCAAATGGATCAAATGAATAAAAATCATCTCTTCTGGCACAGCATCCCAGCCTGTTTGCCACTACTTGGTtatcttcctccctccttagcCCCCAAGAAGTGAAGAATTTTACACTGTGGAAAATTCAAGCAACAGTGCTTGTCTTCACCACTGTATGTCATGACAACTTCAGAGTCACAGTGATTGTGCAAATCCTAAACTCCAAAACTGCACATCAAAAGCAACTAAATTCTTGTGGGACTTTAGTACAAAAAAGTGGCATGCTGTGCGATTGCTGTTTCTCACCACTCAGCTGAAACTAAATTACAAAATCTGGCAGACATTACACCAGGCTGTGATTTCCAGCTTTTGTTGGGTCATGAGCAACTATGTTGCACAGCAGCATGCGCAACTGCCCTAGCTGTCAATAATACAGAATGGATGCAGCACCAAATAATGCCTGCAGAGAGAGATCACACAAACA contains:
- the SETDB2 gene encoding histone-lysine N-methyltransferase SETDB2 isoform X5, which gives rise to MEKTCSGSKEAPSKIQPLKVQYQNHKCSSACLANRAVGSYKGENPLKIPILFDFQRRHAKADCLSKPLDVNYKAPCGRSLRSFHDVRNYLFETECNFLFVDHFSFNTYVLLGRNTMNPEPLVFEFDISDGAESVPISFCNNLDHARLPYFKYRKSSWPRGYYLNNLSSLFVDSCDCTDGCIDRSKCACLQLTARGCSKISLSPSSKRSHGYRYKRLEGPVPSGIYECSVLCRCDKLMCQNRVVQHGIQVRLQVFNTEKKGWGVRCLDDIDKGTFVCTYSGRLMSRAEVLGDSEQELKEKSAVNDRGHDFSSKKRKLDLGRSDSVIELVQTEKNDILENQDSLSQAVDNENKSTLVHLKNSSNAAVRRPGTGTLVFRNHQPEMVHSTSSEEDDSSQIHQPSKTKLTSGTKKGKEKCAQQQKKEHLMDMGQTDSAGVETAGCERKSLSLQGVECGKPSVLDDACVVRPSSNAPLKADCRENSRQPKQDALCEESEGDGMPPKNSNEENIYVLDATKEGNVGRFLNHSCCPNLFAQSVFVETHNRSFPWVAFFTNRHVKAGTELTWDYGYEAGSMPETEISCHCGVQKCRKKTL
- the SETDB2 gene encoding histone-lysine N-methyltransferase SETDB2 isoform X1, which codes for MEEKSMLCDLFEEQNLTSPREESTEGDVKTFWTLLGGRRVDVIFEQLQNVLSLLKEKIKNGTATNQECWQAWALVNEANLGDLLTLPNVSDELNGDDAQETKPNLQPLLPDDNAVDTVEASDSEKEDMEKTCSGSKEAPSKIQPLKVQYQNHKCSSACLANRAVGSYKGENPLKIPILFDFQRRHAKADCLSKPLDVNYKAPCGRSLRSFHDVRNYLFETECNFLFVDHFSFNTYVLLGRNTMNPEPLVFEFDISDGAESVPISFCNNLDHARLPYFKYRKSSWPRGYYLNNLSSLFVDSCDCTDGCIDRSKCACLQLTARGCSKISLSPSSKRSHGYRYKRLEGPVPSGIYECSVLCRCDKLMCQNRVVQHGIQVRLQVFNTEKKGWGVRCLDDIDKGTFVCTYSGRLMSRAEVLGDSEQELKEKSAVNDRGHDFSSKKRKLDLGRSDSVIELVQTEKNDILENQDSLSQAVDNENKSTLVHLKNSSNAAVRRPGTGTLVFRNHQPEMVHSTSSEEDDSSQIHQPSKTKLTSGTKKGKEKCAQQQKKEHLMDMGQTDSAGVETAGCERKSLSLQGVECGKPSVLDDACVVRPSSNAPLKADCRENSRQPKQDALCEESEGDGMPPKNSNEENIYVLDATKEGNVGRFLNHSCCPNLFAQSVFVETHNRSFPWVAFFTNRHVKAGTELTWDYGYEAGSMPETEISCHCGVQKCRKKTL
- the SETDB2 gene encoding histone-lysine N-methyltransferase SETDB2 isoform X4, yielding MFFSVSDELNGDDAQETKPNLQPLLPDDNAVDTVEASDSEKEDMEKTCSGSKEAPSKIQPLKVQYQNHKCSSACLANRAVGSYKGENPLKIPILFDFQRRHAKADCLSKPLDVNYKAPCGRSLRSFHDVRNYLFETECNFLFVDHFSFNTYVLLGRNTMNPEPLVFEFDISDGAESVPISFCNNLDHARLPYFKYRKSSWPRGYYLNNLSSLFVDSCDCTDGCIDRSKCACLQLTARGCSKISLSPSSKRSHGYRYKRLEGPVPSGIYECSVLCRCDKLMCQNRVVQHGIQVRLQVFNTEKKGWGVRCLDDIDKGTFVCTYSGRLMSRAEVLGDSEQELKEKSAVNDRGHDFSSKKRKLDLGRSDSVIELVQTEKNDILENQDSLSQAVDNENKSTLVHLKNSSNAAVRRPGTGTLVFRNHQPEMVHSTSSEEDDSSQIHQPSKTKLTSGTKKGKEKCAQQQKKEHLMDMGQTDSAGVETAGCERKSLSLQGVECGKPSVLDDACVVRPSSNAPLKADCRENSRQPKQDALCEESEGDGMPPKNSNEENIYVLDATKEGNVGRFLNHSCCPNLFAQSVFVETHNRSFPWVAFFTNRHVKAGTELTWDYGYEAGSMPETEISCHCGVQKCRKKTL
- the SETDB2 gene encoding histone-lysine N-methyltransferase SETDB2 isoform X2, encoding MEEKSMLCDLFEEQNLTSPREESTEGDVKTFWTLLGGRRVDVIFEQLQNVLSLLKEKIKNGTATNQVSDELNGDDAQETKPNLQPLLPDDNAVDTVEASDSEKEDMEKTCSGSKEAPSKIQPLKVQYQNHKCSSACLANRAVGSYKGENPLKIPILFDFQRRHAKADCLSKPLDVNYKAPCGRSLRSFHDVRNYLFETECNFLFVDHFSFNTYVLLGRNTMNPEPLVFEFDISDGAESVPISFCNNLDHARLPYFKYRKSSWPRGYYLNNLSSLFVDSCDCTDGCIDRSKCACLQLTARGCSKISLSPSSKRSHGYRYKRLEGPVPSGIYECSVLCRCDKLMCQNRVVQHGIQVRLQVFNTEKKGWGVRCLDDIDKGTFVCTYSGRLMSRAEVLGDSEQELKEKSAVNDRGHDFSSKKRKLDLGRSDSVIELVQTEKNDILENQDSLSQAVDNENKSTLVHLKNSSNAAVRRPGTGTLVFRNHQPEMVHSTSSEEDDSSQIHQPSKTKLTSGTKKGKEKCAQQQKKEHLMDMGQTDSAGVETAGCERKSLSLQGVECGKPSVLDDACVVRPSSNAPLKADCRENSRQPKQDALCEESEGDGMPPKNSNEENIYVLDATKEGNVGRFLNHSCCPNLFAQSVFVETHNRSFPWVAFFTNRHVKAGTELTWDYGYEAGSMPETEISCHCGVQKCRKKTL
- the SETDB2 gene encoding histone-lysine N-methyltransferase SETDB2 isoform X3; this encodes MEEKSMLCDLFEEQNLTSPREESTEGDVKTFWTLLGGRRVDVIFEQLQNVLSLLKEKIKNGTATNQECWQAWALVNEANLGDLLTLPNVSDELNGDDAQETKPNLQPLLPDDNAVDTVEASDSEKEDMEKTCSGSKEAPSKIQPLKVQYQNHKCSSACLANRAVGSYKGENPLKIPILFDFQRRHAKADCLSKPLDVNYKAPCGRSLRSFHDVRNYLFETECNFLFVDHFSFNTYVLLGRNTMNPEPLVFEFDISDGAESVPISFCNNLDHARLPYFKYRKSSWPRGYYLNNLSSLFVDSCDCTDGCIDRSKCACLQLTARGCSKISLSPSSKRSHGYRYKRLEGPVPSGIYECSVLCRCDKLMCQNRVVQHGIQVRLQVFNTEKKGWGVRCLDDIDKGTFVCTYSGRLMSRAEVLGDSEQELKEKSAVNDRGHDFSSKKRKLDLGRSDSVIELVQTEKNDILENQDSLSQAVDNENKSTLVHLKNSSNAAVRRPGTGTLVFRNHQPEMVHSTSSEEDDSSQIHQPSKTKLTSGTKKGKEKCAQQQKKEHLMDMGQTDSAGVETAGCERKSLSLQGVECGKPSVLDDACVVRPSSNAPLKADCRENSRQPKQDALCEESEGDGMPPKNSNEENIYVLDATKEGNVGRFLNLLPKSLCTKCVCRNSQQKFSMGCILHKQTCESWNRTHLGLWL